A window of the Halichoerus grypus chromosome 2, mHalGry1.hap1.1, whole genome shotgun sequence genome harbors these coding sequences:
- the RNF227 gene encoding LOW QUALITY PROTEIN: RING finger protein 227 (The sequence of the model RefSeq protein was modified relative to this genomic sequence to represent the inferred CDS: deleted 1 base in 1 codon), translating to MQLLLRVPSVPERGELDCSICYRPFNLAGRAPRRLPGTARARCGHTLCTACLRELAARGDGGGAAARVVRLRRVLTCPFCRALTPLPRGGVTELPVDPDLWSRLEERARAERKPEEAGGPVPGGGDADDEEEREEGAGPRSAGWRAVRGLWERVLAPAHRWRRPLPSNVLYCPEIKDLARMSRCTL from the exons ATGCAGCTCCTGCTGAGGGTGCCGTCTGTCCCGGAGCGGGGCGAGCTGGACTGCAGCATCTGCTACCGGCCCTTCAACCTCGCGGGCCGCGCGCCCCGCCGCCTACCCGGGACGGCGCGCGCCCGCTGCGGCCACACGCTCTGCACCGCGTGCCTGCGCGAGCTGGCGGCGCGCGGCGATGGCGGCGGGGCGGCCGCGCGTGTGGTGCGCCTGCGCCGCGTCCTCACGTGCCCCTTCTGCCGCGCGCTCACGCCGCTCCCGCGCGGCGGGGTCACGGAGCTCCCCGTGGACCCGGACTTGTGGTCGCGGCTGGAGGAGAGGGCGCGGGCCGAGCGCAAGCCGGAGGAGGCGGGCGGCCCGGTCCCGGGAGGCGGCGACGCCGACGacgaagaggagagagaggagggggcggGACCCAGGAGCGCGGGCTGGCGCGCGGTCCGGGGGCTGTGGGAGCGGGTGCTGGCGCCCGCGCACCGCTGGCGGCGGCCGCTGCCTAGCAACG TGCTGTACTGTCCGGAGATA AAGGACCTGGCCCGCATGAGCCGCTGCACGCTGTGA
- the KCNAB3 gene encoding voltage-gated potassium channel subunit beta-3, translating into MQVSIACTEQNLRSRSSEDRLCGPRPGPGGGNGGPVGGGHGNPPGGGGSGPKARAALVPRPPAPAGALRESTGRRTGMKYRNLGKSGLRVSCLGLGTWVTFGSQISDKTAEDVLTVAYEHGVNLFDTAEVYAAGKAERTLGNILKSKGWRRSSYVITTKIFWGGQAETERGLSRKHIIEGLQGSLERLQLGYVDIVFANRSDPNSPMEEIVRAMTYVINQGLALYWGTSRWGAAEIMEAYSMARQFNLIPPVCEQAEHHLFQREKGEMQLPELYHKIGVGSVTWSPLACGLITSKYDGRVPDTCRATIKGYQWLKDKVQSEGGRKQPQAKVMDLLPMAHQLGCTVAQLAIAWCLRSEGVSSVLLGVSSAAQLLEHLGALQVLSQLTPQTVMEIDGLLGTKPPSKK; encoded by the exons ATGCAGGTGTCTATCGCGTGTACCGAGCAGAACCTTCGCAGCCGGAGCAGTGAGGACCGTCTGTGTGGACCCCGGCCGGGCCCCGGGGGCGGTAATGGCGGGCCGGTCGGCGGGGGGCATGGGAATCCTCCGGGGGGAGGAGGGTCGGGCCCCAAGGCCCGGGCCGCACTGGTCCCCCGACCCCCAGCGCCCGCTGGGGCCCTCCGAGAGAGCACCGGCAGACGCACTGGCATGAAATACAG GAACCTAGGAAAGTCTGGTCTTCGGGTCTCCTGTCTTGGCCTAG GCACCTGGGTCACGTTTGGTTCTCAAATCTCGGACAAG ACAGCAGAGGACGTGCTGACAGTGGCCTATGAGCACGGTGTAAACCTATTTGACACGGCTGAAGTCTACGCAGCGGGGAA GGCTGAAAGAACTCTAGGCAACATACTCAAGAGCAAAGGATGGAG gaGATCAAGCTATGTCATCACCACCAAGATTTTTTGGGGAGGACA GGCAGAAACCGAGCGAGGCTTGAGCCGCAAACACATCATCGAGG GCTTGCAAGGATCCCTGGAGCGCCTCCAGTTGGGATATGTGGACATCGTCTTTGCCAATCGCTCAGACCCCAATAGTCCCATGGAGG AGATTGTGCGAGCCATGACCTATGTCATTAACCAGGGCCTGGCCCTCTACTGGGGGACATCCCGGTGGGGAGCTGCAGAAATCATG GAGGCCTACTCCATGGCCAGACAGTTCAATCTGATTCCTCCAGTGTGTGAGCAAGCCGAGCACCATCTGtttcagagagagaagggggagatgCAGCTGCCAGAGCTCTACCACAAGATTG GTGTTGGCTCAGTCACCTGGTCCCCTCTGGCCTGTGGCCTCATCACTAGCAAGTATGATGGGCGAGTCCCAGATACCTGCAGGGCCACCATCAAG GGCTACCAGTGGCTCAAGGACAAAGTGCAGAGTGAGGGTGGCAGGAAGCAGCCACAAGCCAAAGTCATGGACCTTCTTCCCATGGCTCACCAGCTGGGCTGCACTGTGGCGCAGCTTGCTATTG CGTGGTGTCTCCGCAGTGAGGGTGTCAGCTCGGTCTTGCTGGGGGTGTCAAGTGCAGCGCAGCTGCTGGAAcacctgggagccctgcag GTGCTGAGCCAGCTGACGCCGCAGACGGTGATGGAGATAGACGGGCTTCTGGGGACCAAGCCGCCTTCCAAGAAATAG
- the TRAPPC1 gene encoding trafficking protein particle complex subunit 1 — MTVHNLYLFDRNGVCLHYSEWHRKKQAGIPKEEEYKLMYGMLFSIRSFVSKMSPLDMKDGFLAFQTSRYKLHYYETPTGIKVVMNTDLGVGPIRDVLHHIYSALYVELVVKNPLCPLGQTVQSELFRSRLDSYVRSLPFFSARAG, encoded by the exons ATGACTGTTCACAACCTGTACCTGTTTGACCGGAATGGAGTGTGCCTTCATTACAGCGAGTGGCACCGCAAGAAGCAAGCGGGGATCCCCAAAGAAGAG gagTACAAGCTGATGTACGGGATGCTCTTCTCTATCCGCTCCTTTGTCAGCAAGATGTCCCCGCTAGACAT GAAGGACGGCTTCCTGGCCTTCCAAACTAGCCGTTACAAACTCCATTACTACGAGACGCCCACTGGGATCAAGGTTGTCATGAATACTGACTTGGGCGTCGGACCCATCCGAGATGTGCTGCATCATATCTACAGTGCG CTGTATGTGGAGCTGGTGGTGAAGAATCCCTTGTGCCCACTGGGCCAAACTGTGCAAAGTGAGCTCTTCCGCTCCCGGCTGGACTCCTACGTCCGctctctgcctttcttctctgCCCGGGCTGGCTGA